One genomic segment of Natrialbaceae archaeon AArc-T1-2 includes these proteins:
- a CDS encoding AI-2E family transporter, whose amino-acid sequence MDVRTGFFALLVALLATLGFLMVAPFLQYVMAAALLAFVLYPTHERLSPTLGPRASAAALTSLAFVAAVVPLLIFSLVIIETAITFLEDLDQSDVDSATDSIRDVLVDGLGIDPDYVDELEAAALEEFEQLVAASTEILLGQVLGLLDTTIHMGLGVMILAFLLYYFLVDGISLLEWIRDVTPLEDAVQTELFEEMSVVTWAVIQSHLLVAIVEGILGGFGLYVVGVSNVAFWTVVMIVVSVMPIVGVWLVWGPAVVYLFATGDVTGGLFLLGYGVAVLSVVDNYLRAIFVDRSSGVHPAVVLVGVVGGIYLLGIMGLFLGPILLAVFKASVVVFSRTQETDGTPA is encoded by the coding sequence ATGGACGTTCGAACCGGCTTTTTCGCCCTCCTCGTCGCTCTTCTCGCGACTCTCGGGTTCTTGATGGTCGCCCCGTTTCTTCAGTACGTGATGGCTGCTGCGTTGCTCGCGTTCGTGTTGTATCCCACCCACGAGCGACTGTCACCGACTCTCGGTCCTCGCGCGTCCGCAGCGGCGCTTACGTCGCTCGCGTTCGTCGCGGCCGTCGTTCCGCTGTTGATCTTCTCGCTCGTCATCATCGAGACTGCGATCACCTTTCTCGAGGATCTCGACCAGAGCGACGTCGACAGTGCGACCGATTCGATCCGGGACGTTCTCGTCGACGGCCTCGGTATCGATCCGGACTACGTCGACGAGCTCGAGGCGGCGGCTCTCGAGGAGTTCGAGCAACTGGTCGCGGCGTCGACCGAGATCCTGCTCGGACAGGTGCTCGGCTTGCTCGATACGACGATCCACATGGGACTCGGCGTGATGATCCTCGCGTTTCTCCTCTATTACTTTCTCGTCGACGGAATTTCCCTCCTCGAGTGGATCCGGGATGTCACGCCACTCGAGGACGCGGTCCAGACGGAGCTGTTCGAGGAGATGTCGGTCGTCACCTGGGCGGTGATCCAGAGTCACCTGCTGGTTGCGATCGTCGAAGGGATCCTCGGCGGGTTCGGACTCTACGTCGTCGGCGTCTCGAACGTGGCGTTCTGGACGGTCGTCATGATCGTCGTCTCGGTCATGCCGATCGTCGGCGTCTGGCTGGTGTGGGGTCCCGCGGTGGTGTACCTGTTCGCGACCGGCGACGTCACCGGCGGCCTGTTCCTGTTGGGCTATGGAGTCGCCGTGTTGTCGGTCGTGGACAACTACCTCCGGGCGATCTTCGTCGACCGGAGTTCGGGAGTCCATCCCGCCGTCGTGCTCGTCGGCGTCGTCGGCGGCATCTACCTGCTCGGGATCATGGGGCTGTTTCTCGGTCCAATCCTGCTCGCGGTGTTCAAAGCGAGCGTGGTCGTCTTCAGTCGCACGCAGGAGACGGACGGGACGCCTGCCTAG
- the nreA gene encoding DNA repair protein NreA: MRLDDYIEDLEPDAEAERRRLATEKSYAITDHLERFERRFDAAVSDDTYVGSTAPSIFVGRSSYPNVPVGLLSPVGDEDSASEYVTDADWYRQGYAIDDVLRRRTGLLNSSKRADVESPSVASRLASSVADVWEGIVGVGREVAIADRPVDLEIGLESTPDLGLDAGTDVATPRGPRANARSADLTENPHVPRPVEKTLEDDDWQAQGAMTYLYRRGFDVYEIDSILSAGALGRAENRRLVPTRWSITAVDDTIGQYLRGRIRSASSVDEVRVWATEYVGNRYWIILAPGRWEFELVEIKSPGSIWNPDPHGDVWMAAASEGYDGRSSYVEETAGAYYAARLGVLEYLESIGRQAKCLVLREVSDDYWAPVGVWQVRESVRNAFEGGSGESETFHGAVATVADRLPVSPARLRRKSELAAGLQSSLDAFDT; encoded by the coding sequence ATGCGCCTCGACGACTACATCGAGGATCTCGAGCCCGACGCGGAGGCCGAGCGCCGTCGCCTCGCAACGGAGAAGTCCTACGCGATCACGGACCACCTCGAGCGGTTCGAACGGCGATTCGACGCCGCCGTCAGCGACGACACCTACGTGGGTTCGACGGCGCCGTCGATCTTCGTCGGTCGCTCGAGCTATCCGAACGTCCCGGTCGGACTCCTCTCGCCGGTCGGCGACGAAGACAGCGCGAGCGAGTACGTCACCGACGCGGACTGGTACCGCCAGGGATACGCCATCGACGACGTCCTTCGACGGCGGACCGGCCTGTTGAACTCGAGCAAACGGGCGGACGTCGAGTCGCCGTCGGTCGCCAGCCGGCTCGCGTCCTCGGTCGCGGACGTCTGGGAGGGGATCGTCGGCGTCGGGCGGGAAGTCGCGATCGCGGACCGGCCCGTCGACCTCGAGATCGGTCTCGAGTCGACGCCGGATCTCGGCCTGGATGCCGGGACGGACGTCGCGACGCCGCGTGGGCCGCGTGCGAACGCACGGTCGGCGGATCTCACGGAGAATCCGCACGTGCCGCGACCGGTAGAAAAGACCCTCGAGGACGACGACTGGCAGGCCCAGGGCGCGATGACCTACCTCTATCGGCGCGGATTCGACGTCTACGAGATCGACTCGATCCTCTCTGCCGGCGCGCTCGGGCGGGCCGAGAACCGCCGACTCGTTCCGACGCGGTGGTCGATCACGGCGGTCGACGACACGATCGGACAGTACCTCCGGGGGCGGATCCGATCGGCTTCGAGCGTCGACGAGGTCCGGGTCTGGGCCACCGAGTACGTGGGTAACCGCTACTGGATCATCCTCGCACCCGGGCGCTGGGAGTTCGAACTCGTCGAGATCAAGTCGCCGGGAAGCATCTGGAATCCCGACCCACACGGCGACGTCTGGATGGCCGCCGCCTCGGAGGGCTACGACGGGCGCTCGAGCTACGTCGAGGAGACCGCCGGAGCCTACTACGCCGCCCGGCTCGGGGTGCTCGAGTACCTCGAGTCGATCGGCCGCCAGGCGAAGTGTCTCGTGCTCCGGGAGGTAAGCGACGACTACTGGGCTCCCGTCGGCGTCTGGCAGGTTCGCGAGAGCGTCCGCAACGCCTTCGAGGGTGGGTCCGGGGAGAGCGAAACGTTTCACGGGGCGGTCGCGACGGTCGCCGACCGGCTCCCGGTCTCGCCGGCGCGGCTGCGACGGAAATCCGAACTCGCGGCCGGGCTGCAGTCGAGCCTGGACGCGTTCGACACGTAG
- a CDS encoding DUF4399 domain-containing protein, which produces MTRTYSTRRRLLAASGAIGLTAVAGCTDAVPDGEDEDDEDGDEGEPEAEPATDVEDDPEEEALDDEAEEEEVEEEVEGEPAEDVDYEGPDGSVSFAEPEDGDEVTSPVEIVMEADDFEVESAGGEPEDGQGHLHVLVDVDCVEPGEPIPFTDRHNHFGDGETEVELDFEPGEYDLCLQASDAGHIAYDLTDEISITVVEE; this is translated from the coding sequence ATGACACGCACGTACTCTACGCGACGACGACTACTCGCTGCAAGCGGTGCGATCGGGCTTACAGCGGTCGCGGGCTGTACCGACGCGGTTCCGGACGGCGAGGACGAGGATGACGAGGACGGAGACGAAGGCGAACCCGAGGCCGAGCCGGCAACGGACGTCGAAGACGACCCCGAAGAGGAGGCGCTGGATGACGAAGCGGAAGAAGAGGAAGTAGAAGAGGAGGTCGAGGGAGAGCCCGCTGAAGACGTCGACTACGAGGGCCCTGACGGGAGCGTCTCGTTCGCCGAGCCGGAAGACGGAGACGAGGTCACGAGCCCCGTCGAGATCGTAATGGAGGCGGACGACTTCGAGGTCGAGTCGGCCGGAGGCGAACCCGAAGACGGACAGGGTCACCTGCACGTTCTGGTCGACGTCGACTGCGTCGAGCCGGGCGAACCGATCCCCTTCACGGACCGACACAATCACTTCGGTGACGGCGAGACGGAAGTCGAACTCGACTTCGAGCCGGGCGAGTACGACCTCTGTCTCCAGGCCAGCGACGCGGGCCACATCGCGTACGATCTCACCGACGAGATCTCGATTACCGTCGTCGAAGAGTAA
- a CDS encoding transcription initiation factor IIB gives MTRSTRQRERTREMDEAESEDEGVRACPECNSDNLVKDSDRGELICEDCGLVVEEEKIDPGPEWRAFNHQERQEKSRVGAPTTQTMHDKGLTTTIDWKDKDAYGRSISSKKRSQMHRLRKWQERIRTKDAGERNLQFALSEIDRMASALGVPRSVREVASVIYRRALKEDLIRGRSIEGVATSALYAACRKEGIPRSLEEISEVSRVERKEIGRTYRYISQELGLEMKPVDPKKYVPRFCSELELSEEVQTKANEIIEKTAEEGLLSGKSPTGYAAAAIYAASLLCNEKKTQREVADVAQVTEVTIRNRYQEQIEAMGIHG, from the coding sequence ATGACACGGTCCACCCGCCAGCGGGAGCGAACGCGCGAGATGGACGAGGCCGAGTCCGAAGACGAAGGGGTACGTGCCTGCCCCGAATGTAACTCGGACAACCTCGTTAAGGACTCCGACCGGGGCGAGCTCATCTGTGAGGACTGCGGGCTCGTCGTGGAAGAAGAAAAGATCGACCCCGGTCCGGAATGGCGGGCGTTCAACCACCAGGAACGACAGGAGAAGTCCCGCGTCGGTGCGCCGACGACGCAGACGATGCACGACAAGGGGTTGACGACGACGATCGACTGGAAGGACAAAGACGCCTACGGTCGGTCGATTTCCTCGAAAAAACGCAGCCAGATGCATCGGCTGCGAAAGTGGCAAGAACGCATCCGAACCAAAGACGCAGGCGAGCGTAATCTTCAGTTTGCACTCTCGGAGATCGACCGGATGGCATCCGCACTCGGTGTCCCACGATCGGTTCGCGAGGTCGCGTCGGTCATCTACCGACGCGCGCTCAAAGAAGATCTCATCCGGGGGCGATCAATCGAAGGGGTTGCGACGTCGGCACTGTACGCCGCCTGCCGAAAGGAAGGCATTCCGCGCAGCTTGGAAGAGATTTCCGAGGTCTCCCGCGTCGAACGCAAAGAGATCGGTCGGACGTATCGATACATCTCGCAGGAACTCGGCCTCGAGATGAAACCCGTGGATCCGAAAAAGTACGTCCCTCGCTTCTGTTCTGAACTCGAACTCTCGGAGGAAGTCCAGACCAAGGCAAACGAGATCATCGAAAAGACCGCAGAGGAAGGGTTGCTGTCGGGCAAGTCACCGACGGGCTATGCCGCGGCAGCGATCTACGCCGCGTCGCTTCTGTGCAACGAGAAAAAGACCCAGCGCGAAGTCGCAGACGTCGCCCAGGTGACGGAAGTGACGATCCGGAACCGGTATCAGGAACAGATCGAAGCGATGGGGATCCACGGTTAG
- the rnhA gene encoding ribonuclease HI, with translation MPVIECDVEGARERLEDAGVEVRPGNTEHERWRAYRGDATAIAYDDKVVIQGANPRDIEALLREDGGRAHVYFDGAARGNPGPAAVGWVIVTSDGIVAEGNDRIGRATNNQAEYEALLAALEAAREYGYDELHVRGDSELIVKQLRGEYDVNDPDLREKRVRALEHLSSFEEWTIEHVPREVNDRADCLANEALEDA, from the coding sequence ATGCCGGTCATCGAATGCGACGTCGAGGGGGCACGCGAACGGCTCGAGGACGCGGGTGTCGAGGTCCGTCCAGGTAACACCGAGCACGAACGGTGGCGTGCCTACCGCGGCGACGCGACGGCGATCGCCTACGACGACAAAGTCGTCATTCAGGGCGCGAACCCGCGGGATATCGAGGCGTTGCTACGCGAAGACGGCGGACGCGCACACGTCTACTTCGACGGTGCCGCACGCGGTAACCCCGGCCCGGCCGCCGTCGGCTGGGTGATCGTCACGAGCGACGGTATCGTCGCCGAGGGCAACGACCGGATCGGGCGTGCGACGAACAACCAGGCCGAGTACGAGGCCCTGCTCGCGGCACTCGAGGCCGCCCGCGAGTACGGCTACGACGAACTCCACGTTCGGGGCGACTCCGAACTGATCGTCAAACAGCTTCGCGGGGAGTACGACGTGAACGATCCCGACCTCCGAGAGAAACGCGTCCGCGCGCTCGAGCACCTCTCCTCGTTCGAGGAGTGGACGATCGAACACGTCCCCCGCGAGGTCAACGACCGGGCCGACTGCCTCGCGAACGAGGCGCTCGAGGACGCATAA
- a CDS encoding DUF7108 family protein, with protein sequence MTPEDVTDGADGPDSSDATDESELPAETVEEAERLTRLARNAIDENERDAYRRRREDVLEPHGFTARVRTEDAGDVLVLYPAEWREDGVIRTDRIDDLSRAVEIRLDGPGDPDDWDDLDAANRALVDAVRKVHGDVHGDNAAAFADFMSNHYARPMTSATGDEITEFRTEYFVRNAWPSKKQREVIEESIALVFETAGESVPEFRCQ encoded by the coding sequence ATGACGCCCGAGGACGTCACAGACGGTGCGGACGGTCCTGACTCGTCAGACGCGACCGACGAGTCCGAACTGCCGGCCGAGACCGTCGAGGAGGCCGAACGACTCACCCGACTGGCCCGGAACGCGATCGACGAGAACGAACGCGACGCCTACCGACGACGTCGCGAAGACGTGCTCGAGCCCCACGGATTCACGGCTCGAGTCCGAACCGAGGACGCGGGCGACGTGCTCGTGCTCTACCCTGCGGAGTGGCGCGAAGACGGCGTCATCCGAACCGACCGCATCGACGACCTCTCGCGTGCGGTCGAGATTCGACTCGACGGTCCGGGCGACCCGGACGACTGGGACGACCTCGACGCCGCGAACAGAGCGCTCGTCGACGCCGTCCGAAAAGTCCACGGCGACGTCCACGGCGACAACGCGGCCGCGTTCGCGGACTTCATGAGCAATCACTACGCGCGTCCGATGACGTCGGCGACCGGCGACGAGATCACGGAGTTTCGTACCGAGTACTTCGTGCGCAACGCGTGGCCGTCGAAAAAACAGCGGGAGGTGATCGAGGAGTCGATCGCTCTCGTCTTCGAGACGGCAGGCGAGTCGGTCCCCGAGTTTCGGTGTCAGTAG
- a CDS encoding PadR family transcriptional regulator, with amino-acid sequence MSEAQSITGSQGIARELTAFQRNILVILAKEPMYGLAIKRELEEYYGAEVNHGRLYPNLDELVELGLVEKSELDKRTNQYSLTDDGYEAVLDGIKWTFSKVVNGEERAEELHGLVDESY; translated from the coding sequence ATGTCAGAGGCACAATCAATTACCGGCAGTCAGGGTATCGCACGTGAACTCACCGCCTTCCAGCGTAATATCCTCGTTATCCTCGCCAAGGAACCGATGTACGGGCTGGCGATCAAACGCGAACTCGAGGAGTACTACGGAGCCGAAGTGAACCACGGTCGACTGTATCCGAACCTCGACGAACTCGTCGAGTTGGGTCTGGTCGAGAAAAGCGAACTCGACAAGCGAACGAACCAGTACTCGCTGACCGACGACGGCTACGAGGCCGTCCTCGACGGCATCAAGTGGACGTTCTCGAAGGTCGTCAACGGCGAGGAACGCGCCGAGGAACTCCACGGGCTCGTCGACGAGAGTTACTGA
- a CDS encoding inorganic diphosphatase → MVNLWEDLETGPNAPEEIYAVVECLKGERNKYEYDKDVPGVVLDRVLHSNVHYPSDYGFIPQSYYDDEDPFDVLVLVEDQTFPGCIIEARPVALMRMDDDGEQDDKVIAVPTEDPRFDHIEDLEDIPQQTVDEIDEFFETYKNLEEGKDVETLGWEDREAAYDAIEHAQDLYEEHFG, encoded by the coding sequence ATGGTGAATCTGTGGGAAGACCTCGAAACCGGACCGAACGCGCCCGAAGAGATCTACGCCGTCGTGGAGTGTCTCAAAGGAGAACGGAACAAGTACGAGTACGACAAGGACGTGCCGGGCGTGGTGCTCGACCGCGTCCTTCACAGCAACGTTCACTACCCAAGTGACTACGGGTTCATCCCGCAATCGTACTACGACGACGAGGATCCCTTCGACGTGCTCGTGCTCGTCGAAGACCAGACGTTCCCGGGCTGTATCATCGAGGCACGTCCGGTCGCGCTCATGAGGATGGACGACGACGGCGAACAGGACGACAAGGTCATCGCCGTCCCCACCGAGGATCCCCGGTTCGATCACATCGAGGATCTCGAAGACATTCCCCAACAGACCGTCGACGAGATCGACGAGTTCTTCGAGACGTACAAGAACTTAGAGGAGGGCAAGGACGTCGAGACGCTGGGCTGGGAGGATCGCGAGGCTGCCTACGACGCGATCGAACACGCACAGGACCTCTACGAGGAACACTTCGGCTGA
- a CDS encoding SIR2 family NAD-dependent protein deacylase, whose protein sequence is MDDLERLAEEIGNADTVVALTGAGISAPSGVPTFRGDDGVWKRFEEGQFTYGRFQRDPAGFWTDRLELYETMFDGDVAPNAAHEALADLGESGHLEAVATQNTDGLHAEAARAVTDDDPDPGTVPETGAELLELHGNAHRVRCVDCGRQRPNDPILERIRDGDLPPRCECGGVYKPDVVLFGEQLSAATLQRSQSLARESDVFLAIGSSLVVEPAASLPRQAGRSGGTVGIVNLEETPHDGTAAVVLREDVTDVLPRLRDAVDRRC, encoded by the coding sequence ATGGACGACCTCGAGCGACTCGCCGAAGAGATCGGGAACGCCGACACCGTCGTCGCGCTGACCGGCGCGGGCATCTCCGCACCCTCTGGCGTGCCGACGTTCCGTGGCGACGACGGCGTCTGGAAACGCTTCGAGGAAGGGCAGTTCACCTACGGCCGGTTCCAGCGCGACCCGGCCGGCTTCTGGACGGATCGCCTCGAGCTCTACGAGACGATGTTCGACGGGGACGTCGCGCCAAACGCCGCCCACGAGGCGCTCGCCGACCTCGGCGAGTCCGGCCATCTCGAGGCCGTCGCGACCCAGAACACCGACGGGCTCCACGCCGAGGCGGCCAGGGCGGTCACCGACGACGACCCGGACCCCGGAACCGTCCCGGAGACGGGAGCCGAACTGCTCGAGCTCCACGGCAACGCCCACCGGGTTCGCTGTGTCGACTGTGGCAGGCAGCGACCAAATGATCCGATTCTAGAGCGCATCCGCGACGGGGACCTCCCGCCGCGGTGTGAGTGTGGCGGCGTCTACAAGCCGGACGTCGTTCTCTTCGGCGAGCAGCTGTCGGCGGCGACGCTGCAGCGATCGCAGTCGCTCGCTCGCGAGAGCGACGTCTTCCTCGCGATCGGCTCGTCGCTCGTCGTCGAGCCGGCCGCCTCGTTGCCCCGACAGGCGGGTCGGTCCGGCGGGACCGTCGGCATCGTCAACCTCGAGGAAACGCCTCACGACGGAACTGCGGCCGTCGTGCTCCGCGAGGACGTCACCGACGTGCTTCCGCGGCTGCGGGACGCAGTCGACAGGCGGTGCTGA
- a CDS encoding type II toxin-antitoxin system VapC family toxin yields the protein MSTLTVTAVGYDLSDSDRERFERIVGRVDVLPYGLEEAKRATREHRELRRDGTQVGAIDAMIAATAIEANRPVVTRNVAEFQRTGAAVTPY from the coding sequence GTGTCGACGCTCACGGTGACGGCGGTCGGTTACGATCTCTCGGATTCCGATCGGGAACGGTTCGAACGGATCGTCGGACGCGTCGACGTCCTTCCCTACGGGCTCGAGGAAGCGAAACGAGCGACGAGAGAGCACCGCGAGCTTCGCCGAGACGGGACACAGGTCGGTGCGATAGACGCCATGATCGCTGCGACGGCGATCGAGGCGAACAGGCCGGTCGTTACCCGGAACGTGGCCGAGTTCCAGCGAACGGGCGCGGCCGTGACGCCGTACTGA
- the aspS gene encoding aspartate--tRNA(Asn) ligase, translated as MQDRTYTAEAEPGEEVTVAGWVHEIRDLGGIAFLILRDSSGKIQVKFEKDEMDDDLVETGLEAGRESVVRVTGAVEEEPRAPTGVEVVPESVGVIAEADPELPLDPSGKVDADLSTRLDNRTLDLRKEEVQAIFEIRAEILRAARERFREFDCTEINTPKIVATGTEGGTELFPITYFGREAFMNQSPQLFKQLIAGSNVERVFEIGPIFRAEEHNTPRHLNEATSIDFEGAFCEASDAMDVAEGVVTAAYEAVAENCAEELEALGLADEFDVPEETFPRITYEEAIERINATGELDEQLVWGDDLPTEGEKALGDDVGSHYFITDWPSEIKPFYIKDHDDDAELSTGFDLMHPRMELVSGGQREHRYEKLVDGFEQQGLDPEQFEYYTKMFKYGMPPHAGFGLGGERLVMTILGLENIREAVLFPRDRQRLSP; from the coding sequence ATGCAGGACCGAACCTACACGGCCGAGGCCGAGCCGGGCGAGGAAGTAACCGTCGCCGGCTGGGTCCACGAGATTCGCGATCTCGGCGGCATCGCCTTCCTGATTCTCCGGGACAGCTCGGGCAAGATTCAGGTCAAATTCGAGAAAGACGAGATGGACGATGACCTCGTCGAGACCGGTCTCGAGGCCGGTCGCGAAAGCGTCGTACGCGTCACCGGCGCGGTCGAAGAAGAGCCACGTGCACCGACTGGCGTCGAGGTTGTCCCGGAGTCCGTCGGGGTTATCGCCGAAGCCGATCCCGAACTTCCACTCGACCCCTCGGGCAAGGTCGACGCAGACCTCTCGACGCGACTCGACAATCGAACGCTCGATCTCCGCAAGGAGGAGGTCCAGGCGATCTTCGAGATTCGCGCCGAGATCCTGCGGGCCGCCCGCGAGCGGTTCCGCGAGTTCGACTGTACCGAGATCAACACGCCGAAGATCGTCGCCACCGGTACCGAAGGCGGCACCGAACTGTTCCCGATCACCTACTTCGGCCGCGAGGCCTTCATGAACCAGAGCCCGCAGCTGTTCAAGCAGTTGATCGCCGGCTCGAACGTCGAACGCGTCTTCGAGATCGGACCGATCTTCCGCGCCGAAGAGCACAACACGCCTCGTCACCTGAACGAGGCGACCTCGATCGACTTCGAGGGCGCATTCTGCGAGGCAAGCGACGCGATGGACGTCGCCGAGGGCGTCGTCACCGCCGCCTACGAGGCCGTCGCCGAGAACTGCGCCGAGGAACTCGAGGCGCTCGGACTGGCAGACGAGTTCGACGTTCCCGAGGAGACGTTCCCCCGCATCACCTACGAGGAGGCCATCGAGCGCATCAACGCGACGGGCGAACTCGACGAACAGCTCGTCTGGGGCGACGACCTGCCGACTGAAGGCGAGAAGGCCTTAGGCGACGACGTCGGCAGCCACTACTTCATCACCGACTGGCCGAGCGAGATCAAACCCTTCTACATCAAAGACCACGACGACGACGCCGAGCTGTCGACCGGCTTCGACCTGATGCATCCCCGGATGGAGCTGGTCTCGGGCGGCCAGCGCGAACACCGCTACGAGAAACTCGTCGATGGCTTCGAACAGCAGGGACTCGACCCCGAGCAGTTCGAGTACTACACGAAGATGTTTAAATACGGTATGCCACCTCACGCCGGTTTCGGCCTCGGTGGCGAACGGCTCGTGATGACGATCCTCGGTCTCGAGAACATCCGCGAGGCCGTTCTCTTCCCGCGAGATCGCCAGCGGTTGTCGCCGTAG
- the aglF gene encoding UTP--glucose-1-phosphate uridylyltransferase AglF: MQAVVLAAGKGTRLRPLTEDKPKVLVEVNDKPLIEDVFDNLLEIGVDELIVVVGYMKEKIIERYGDSYEGVPITYTHQREQLGLAHAILQAEPHVEDDFVLMLGDNVFRGNLGDVINRQQEERADAAFLVEEVPYEEASRYGVCDTNEYGEIVEVVEKPDEPPSNLVMTGFYTFTPAIFHACHLVQPSDRGEYELPDAIDLLIQSGRTIDAIRMDGWRVDVGYPEDRDRAAQRLQEMDAPMPAE; the protein is encoded by the coding sequence ATGCAAGCAGTCGTCCTGGCCGCGGGCAAGGGGACCCGCCTTCGGCCGCTCACCGAGGACAAACCGAAAGTCCTCGTCGAAGTGAACGACAAACCGCTCATCGAGGACGTCTTCGACAACCTCCTCGAGATCGGCGTCGACGAGTTGATCGTCGTCGTCGGCTACATGAAAGAGAAGATCATCGAGCGCTACGGCGACTCTTACGAGGGCGTTCCCATAACGTACACCCACCAGCGCGAACAGCTCGGATTGGCCCACGCGATCTTGCAGGCCGAGCCCCACGTCGAGGACGATTTCGTGCTCATGCTCGGGGACAACGTGTTCCGGGGGAACTTAGGCGACGTGATCAACCGCCAGCAAGAAGAGCGGGCCGACGCTGCCTTCCTCGTCGAGGAGGTTCCCTACGAGGAAGCCTCCCGTTACGGCGTCTGCGACACAAACGAGTACGGCGAGATCGTCGAAGTTGTCGAGAAACCCGACGAGCCACCGTCGAATCTCGTCATGACCGGCTTCTATACGTTCACGCCGGCGATCTTTCACGCCTGTCACCTCGTCCAGCCCTCCGACCGCGGCGAGTACGAACTCCCCGACGCGATCGATCTGCTGATCCAGTCGGGCCGGACCATCGACGCGATCCGGATGGACGGCTGGCGCGTCGACGTCGGCTATCCCGAGGACCGCGACCGGGCAGCACAACGGCTCCAGGAGATGGACGCGCCGATGCCAGCCGAGTAG
- a CDS encoding DUF371 domain-containing protein gives MALEEVIHARGHEHISADHASTFEVTTDDYLTPAGDCILAICADRAPADFDPAFVEACRDPEATITMTIAADGYEETVTGRGDPDLEFASERSAVGRTSEYVDDRTVMLEAAFAAEGFDRDLVDALADGAEATIRLAVSSVRDDSRPE, from the coding sequence ATGGCACTCGAGGAGGTCATCCACGCTCGCGGACACGAACACATAAGCGCCGATCACGCGAGCACGTTCGAGGTGACGACCGACGACTACCTCACGCCGGCCGGCGACTGCATCCTCGCGATCTGTGCCGACCGCGCGCCGGCGGACTTCGATCCGGCGTTCGTCGAAGCCTGTCGGGACCCCGAGGCGACGATCACGATGACGATCGCAGCCGACGGCTACGAGGAAACCGTCACCGGACGCGGTGATCCCGACCTCGAGTTCGCGAGCGAACGCAGCGCGGTCGGTCGAACGAGCGAGTACGTCGACGACCGCACGGTGATGCTCGAGGCGGCGTTCGCCGCCGAAGGGTTCGATCGGGACCTCGTCGATGCGCTCGCCGACGGTGCCGAGGCGACGATCCGGCTGGCCGTCTCGTCGGTTCGAGACGACTCCCGACCGGAATAG